Proteins from a single region of Flavobacterium sp. K5-23:
- the typA gene encoding translational GTPase TypA: MESIRNIAIIAHVDHGKTTLVDKIMYHCQLFRDNENTGDLILDNNDLERERGITITSKNVSVQYKGTKINIIDTPGHADFGGEVERVLNMADGVCLLVDAFEGPMPQTRFVLQKALDLGLKPCVVINKVDKENCTPEEVHEKVFDLMFELGATEEQLDFPAVYGSAKNNWMSDHWENITDNVEALLDMVIANVPAPKVSEGTPQMLITSLDFSAFTGRIAIGRLERGVLKEGMPISLVKRDGTVMKSRIKELHTFEGLGRKKVQEVIAGDICAIVGVEGFEIGDTIADFENPEALASIAIDEPTMSMLFTINDSPFFGKEGKFVTSRHIRDRLTKELEKNLAMKLGETDSADKFMVFGRGVLHLSVLIETMRREGYEMQIGQPQVIIKEIDGKKCEPIEELTIDLPENLSGRAVEFVTIRKGEMLSMEGKGDRMIIKFNIPSRGIIGLRNQLLTATAGEAIMSHRYIGYEPFKGAIPGRNNGSLISMENGKAIPYSIDKLQDRGKFFVNPNDEIYEGQVIGENSRSDDMCVNVTKAKKQSNVRSSGNDEKARIIPPIIFSLEEALEYIQKDEYVEVTPKSIRLRKIYLTETDRKRFKI, translated from the coding sequence ATGGAATCTATTAGAAACATTGCAATTATTGCCCACGTCGATCACGGTAAAACAACTTTGGTTGATAAAATTATGTATCACTGTCAATTATTTCGTGACAACGAAAACACAGGTGATCTAATCCTTGATAACAACGACTTAGAGCGTGAAAGAGGTATTACCATTACTTCTAAGAATGTTTCTGTTCAGTATAAAGGAACAAAAATCAACATTATTGATACTCCTGGTCACGCCGATTTTGGTGGTGAAGTAGAGCGTGTATTGAATATGGCTGATGGAGTTTGTTTACTGGTAGATGCATTTGAAGGGCCTATGCCACAAACGCGTTTTGTATTACAAAAAGCATTAGACCTTGGTTTAAAACCTTGCGTTGTTATAAATAAAGTTGATAAAGAAAACTGTACTCCTGAAGAAGTTCACGAAAAAGTTTTTGACTTAATGTTTGAATTAGGAGCTACAGAAGAGCAGTTGGATTTTCCAGCGGTTTACGGTTCTGCTAAGAATAACTGGATGTCTGACCATTGGGAAAACATAACTGATAATGTTGAAGCATTATTAGATATGGTTATTGCTAACGTTCCGGCTCCTAAAGTTTCAGAAGGAACTCCACAAATGTTGATTACTTCTTTAGACTTTTCGGCTTTTACAGGTCGTATCGCTATTGGACGTCTTGAAAGAGGTGTCTTGAAAGAAGGAATGCCAATTTCTTTAGTAAAAAGAGATGGTACAGTAATGAAATCAAGAATTAAGGAATTACATACTTTTGAAGGACTTGGTCGTAAAAAAGTACAAGAAGTAATTGCTGGAGATATTTGTGCTATTGTTGGTGTTGAAGGATTTGAAATTGGAGATACTATCGCTGATTTTGAAAATCCTGAAGCTTTAGCATCAATTGCTATTGATGAACCTACAATGAGTATGTTGTTTACAATTAATGACTCTCCTTTCTTTGGTAAAGAGGGTAAATTTGTAACTTCTCGTCATATTAGAGACCGTTTGACAAAAGAATTAGAGAAAAACTTAGCAATGAAATTAGGTGAAACTGATTCAGCTGATAAGTTTATGGTTTTTGGTCGTGGGGTACTTCACTTATCTGTTCTTATTGAAACAATGAGAAGAGAAGGATACGAGATGCAAATTGGTCAACCTCAAGTAATCATCAAAGAAATTGATGGTAAAAAATGTGAGCCAATTGAAGAATTAACTATCGATTTACCTGAGAATCTTTCAGGTAGAGCTGTAGAATTTGTTACTATCCGTAAAGGTGAAATGCTTTCTATGGAAGGTAAAGGAGATCGTATGATTATAAAATTCAACATTCCATCTCGTGGAATTATTGGATTACGTAATCAATTGTTAACTGCTACTGCAGGTGAGGCTATTATGTCACACCGTTACATAGGATATGAGCCTTTCAAAGGAGCTATTCCGGGACGTAACAATGGTTCGTTAATCTCTATGGAAAATGGTAAAGCTATTCCTTATTCTATTGATAAATTACAAGATCGTGGTAAATTCTTCGTTAATCCTAATGATGAAATTTATGAAGGTCAAGTTATTGGAGAAAATTCACGTAGCGATGATATGTGTGTAAACGTAACTAAGGCTAAAAAACAGTCTAACGTACGTTCTTCTGGAAATGATGAAAAAGCAAGAATTATCCCTCCAATTATTTTCTCTTTAGAGGAAGCATTA
- a CDS encoding PAS domain-containing protein yields MKNKINQITIIYLLIALFTAIILYKLLLNYSSDENYPLYNFIKDIVFVFSTGIAYKYIMSRNEKTNIDILEKHNIANHEITASNERYDAVAKATSDTLWDWEIQEDKILWNKGIKDIFGYDKDQVGDGSKWWFDNIHPEDSIKMSIKLYSFIEQKTDNWQDEYRFKCADNTYKYVLDRGYILKDEKGKGIRMIGAIQDITKQKKEELRLKLLETVILQTRDSIVITEANFNEGKLPKIIYVNPAFSHMTGYEPEEIIGQSPDILKGKNTSLEDINKIISAIKNKEEAFIETLSNKKNREEYWIRFSMIPIFNLEQELTHWVSIQKDVSIEKKQEKEKEQLIRELTQNNKDLKQFSYITSHNLRAPLSNLTGLLNLIEDIPINDSELKEILEGFQKSTNLLNETVNDLNKVIIIKDNASITKEDVLLKEIFEKVRQQLSFKIDLCTPIINIDIAQLTCININKSYIESILLNLLTNSLKFKAENRQLIVNISTKQIDDTTILTFQDNGIGIDLKRNGDKVFGLYQRFHNYPDSKGLGLYLVKSQVEAMGGTINIESKVDKGTIFTITLKN; encoded by the coding sequence ATGAAAAATAAAATCAATCAAATAACTATTATCTATTTACTAATAGCCCTATTCACGGCTATTATTTTATATAAATTATTGCTTAATTATTCTTCAGATGAAAATTATCCTCTTTACAACTTCATAAAAGATATTGTTTTTGTATTCTCCACAGGAATAGCATACAAATACATTATGTCTAGAAATGAAAAAACGAATATTGATATTTTAGAAAAACATAATATTGCCAATCATGAAATTACAGCATCAAATGAAAGATATGATGCTGTAGCAAAAGCAACAAGTGATACTCTTTGGGACTGGGAAATTCAGGAAGATAAAATTTTATGGAATAAAGGCATAAAAGATATATTTGGATATGATAAAGACCAAGTAGGCGATGGTTCTAAATGGTGGTTTGACAACATACATCCTGAAGATAGTATTAAAATGTCTATCAAATTATACTCTTTCATTGAACAAAAAACCGATAATTGGCAAGATGAATATCGTTTTAAATGCGCAGATAACACCTATAAATATGTATTAGATAGAGGATACATCTTGAAAGATGAAAAGGGAAAAGGGATTAGAATGATTGGTGCAATTCAAGATATAACAAAGCAAAAGAAAGAAGAGTTGCGTCTAAAGCTTTTAGAGACAGTTATCTTACAAACAAGAGATTCGATAGTCATAACCGAGGCTAATTTCAATGAAGGAAAGCTTCCTAAAATCATTTATGTTAATCCTGCTTTTTCACACATGACAGGCTATGAGCCTGAAGAAATTATCGGACAATCACCAGATATTCTAAAAGGAAAAAATACCAGCTTAGAAGATATTAACAAAATAATATCTGCCATTAAAAATAAAGAAGAAGCTTTTATTGAAACATTAAGTAACAAAAAAAACAGGGAAGAATATTGGATACGCTTTTCAATGATTCCTATCTTTAATTTAGAACAGGAACTCACACATTGGGTTTCAATTCAAAAAGATGTTTCAATTGAGAAAAAACAAGAAAAAGAAAAAGAACAACTTATTAGAGAGCTTACTCAAAATAACAAGGATTTAAAACAGTTTTCATATATTACTTCTCACAATCTAAGAGCTCCTTTATCCAACTTAACAGGGCTTTTAAATCTAATAGAAGACATCCCAATAAATGATTCCGAATTAAAAGAAATACTAGAGGGTTTTCAAAAATCAACAAACCTTCTAAATGAAACTGTAAATGATTTAAATAAAGTAATCATTATTAAAGATAACGCATCTATTACTAAAGAAGATGTATTACTTAAAGAAATTTTCGAAAAAGTGCGTCAGCAACTCTCTTTTAAAATTGATTTATGTACGCCAATTATAAATATCGATATTGCACAGCTAACCTGTATAAATATAAACAAATCCTATATAGAAAGTATATTACTTAATTTACTAACTAATTCTTTAAAATTCAAAGCAGAGAATCGACAGTTAATTGTTAATATATCCACTAAACAAATAGATGACACTACTATATTAACTTTTCAGGATAACGGTATAGGAATCGATTTAAAAAGAAATGGTGATAAAGTTTTTGGTTTATACCAGAGATTCCATAATTACCCCGATAGTAAAGGATTAGGTCTTTATCTTGTTAAATCACAGGTGGAAGCTATGGGAGGAACTATCAATATTGAAAGTAAAGTTGACAAAGGAACTATTTTTACTATAACTTTAAAAAACTAA